The following are encoded in a window of Aestuariirhabdus haliotis genomic DNA:
- a CDS encoding alkane 1-monooxygenase — protein MSSAATFTAEDGTSYRDHKRYSWFVSLLVPSLTMLGPILFILTGDALLLWVPVAFNYLGMPLLDVIMGEDRSNPPEQVVPLLEKDNYYRYVTYALVPLLWIFFIACAWFVGTYELPWHGLLAVAITAGGTCGYGLNLGHEIGHKPSKLEKNLAKLVLSLGGYGHFTLEHNMGHHRDVATPEDSASSRMGESIWKFALRELPGGWTRAWSLESARLAKRGLPIWSHHNEILQPLAITLVLYTTLIILFGWIMIPFLALTAFWGAFQLTSANYIEHYGLLRQKLENGRYERCQPHHSWNSNHLVSNWALFHLQRHSDHHAYPNRRYQSLRHFANLPELPNGYFGMYALAYFPPIWFRVMNPRLIRWAEGKASRINFDPSKKDALIARYGLAP, from the coding sequence ATGAGTTCAGCAGCCACCTTTACTGCCGAAGACGGCACATCCTATCGCGACCATAAACGCTATAGCTGGTTTGTTTCACTACTGGTGCCCTCCCTGACCATGTTGGGCCCCATCCTGTTTATCCTCACCGGGGACGCGTTGCTCCTTTGGGTGCCGGTTGCATTTAACTATCTGGGCATGCCATTACTGGATGTCATCATGGGAGAAGATCGCAGCAACCCTCCCGAGCAGGTCGTTCCCCTGCTGGAAAAGGATAACTACTACCGCTACGTCACCTATGCCCTGGTGCCGCTACTCTGGATTTTCTTTATTGCCTGCGCCTGGTTTGTCGGCACCTATGAACTGCCCTGGCATGGTTTGTTAGCAGTCGCCATAACGGCGGGAGGCACCTGTGGTTATGGCCTGAATCTGGGCCATGAAATTGGCCATAAGCCGAGCAAGCTGGAAAAAAATCTGGCCAAACTGGTGCTATCGCTAGGCGGCTATGGCCACTTCACCCTGGAACACAATATGGGTCACCATCGCGACGTAGCCACTCCCGAGGATTCGGCGTCCTCACGGATGGGGGAAAGCATCTGGAAATTTGCCTTGCGCGAACTGCCCGGCGGCTGGACCCGTGCCTGGTCACTGGAGAGCGCTCGACTGGCGAAACGGGGGCTGCCGATCTGGTCACACCATAATGAAATCCTTCAACCGCTGGCCATCACCCTGGTTCTGTACACGACGCTGATCATTTTGTTCGGCTGGATCATGATTCCCTTCCTGGCCCTGACCGCATTCTGGGGCGCCTTTCAGCTAACGTCCGCTAACTATATTGAGCACTACGGGCTGTTACGACAAAAGCTGGAGAACGGTCGCTATGAACGCTGCCAGCCTCACCATTCCTGGAACAGTAATCATCTGGTTTCCAATTGGGCCCTGTTCCATCTGCAGCGACATTCCGACCATCATGCCTACCCGAATCGCCGTTACCAATCCCTGCGGCATTTTGCCAACCTGCCAGAACTGCCCAATGGTTATTTCGGCATGTACGCCCTGGCTTATTTTCCGCCGATCTGGTTTCGAGT